The following proteins come from a genomic window of Kitasatospora sp. NBC_01246:
- a CDS encoding serine/threonine-protein kinase, with protein sequence MGTRIADRYRLEVLLGRGGMGEVWRAHDPRLDRGVAIKFLAPQSAVGAVAAQRFHREAQVTARFQHPGITQIFDSGEQGGRLYLVMELLRGRDLGEVLHGRPSGLPVDEAVELTAQLAGALSYAHRLGIVHRDVKPANLMLLPDGTLKVCDFGLAGYVRADSGLTREGSVMGTPEYMAPEQWRSPRVDGRADLYALGCVLFALLTGRPPFPARGGLWTLMVQHLQTPAPRIAPLRPEVPDELDELVAELLAKDPADRPADAGAVVARLRAVGRRPSAPEPRTPAVPAAVPAVVHSGGLGLELHRNEFLAPGATEAHTILTVTGPSGAADRAAAGVPRALVLLVGLSPELPEADFRAVGAAVAAVIDGLDEDASFAVVAGSAYARMLYPDTQRLVRATAAAKAGARAALAGLEPVGAAAFGRWIRLADRLFAGHADAARTAILLTDLEAAAESADDLAAALASCAGRFPCHARGIGERWSVAQVRSVTSALGGTLDIVPAPASPTGTPGLHRELASLVDRTRRAGLRDLALRITTYDGGGVRYLKQVSPQFEDLSERGQPVGPGVTEYPVDIADDESLDFHLCVGLRPGREGEEVVAAELEIVQLPPTGDGRTLVRARMPVHRVGDPARPGPEPVAVDREALLRVIGEGLRAEGRSRSAEG encoded by the coding sequence GTGGGGACGCGGATCGCCGACCGGTACCGGTTGGAGGTACTGCTCGGGCGCGGCGGGATGGGCGAGGTCTGGCGGGCCCACGATCCCCGGCTGGACCGCGGGGTCGCGATCAAGTTCCTCGCCCCGCAGTCGGCGGTCGGCGCGGTGGCCGCGCAGCGGTTCCATCGCGAGGCGCAGGTCACCGCGCGGTTCCAGCACCCGGGCATCACCCAGATCTTCGACAGCGGCGAACAGGGCGGCCGGCTCTACCTGGTGATGGAACTGCTCCGGGGCCGCGACCTCGGGGAGGTCCTGCACGGGCGGCCGTCGGGGCTGCCCGTCGACGAGGCGGTGGAGCTGACCGCGCAACTCGCGGGCGCCCTGTCCTACGCGCACCGGCTGGGCATCGTCCACCGGGACGTCAAACCCGCCAACCTCATGCTGCTCCCCGACGGCACGCTCAAGGTGTGCGACTTCGGACTCGCCGGGTACGTCCGGGCCGACTCGGGTCTCACCCGGGAGGGCAGCGTGATGGGCACGCCCGAGTACATGGCCCCCGAGCAGTGGCGCAGTCCCCGGGTCGACGGACGGGCCGATCTCTACGCGCTGGGCTGTGTGCTCTTCGCGCTGCTCACCGGACGGCCGCCGTTCCCGGCGCGCGGCGGCCTCTGGACCCTGATGGTCCAGCACCTCCAGACCCCGGCCCCGCGTATCGCCCCGCTGCGGCCGGAGGTCCCCGACGAGCTCGACGAGCTGGTCGCGGAGCTGCTCGCCAAGGATCCGGCGGACCGCCCGGCCGATGCGGGAGCCGTCGTGGCGCGGCTCCGGGCGGTCGGCCGCCGCCCGTCCGCGCCGGAGCCGCGGACGCCCGCCGTTCCGGCCGCTGTTCCCGCCGTGGTGCACTCCGGCGGTCTCGGGCTGGAGCTGCACCGCAACGAGTTCCTCGCCCCGGGCGCCACGGAGGCGCACACGATCCTGACGGTGACCGGCCCGAGCGGGGCCGCCGACCGTGCGGCGGCCGGCGTGCCCCGCGCGCTCGTCCTCCTGGTCGGACTGTCGCCGGAGCTGCCCGAGGCGGACTTCCGGGCGGTCGGGGCGGCGGTCGCGGCCGTCATCGACGGCCTGGACGAGGACGCCTCCTTCGCCGTCGTCGCGGGGTCGGCGTACGCGCGGATGCTCTACCCCGACACCCAGCGGCTGGTCCGGGCGACCGCGGCCGCCAAGGCCGGGGCGCGGGCGGCGCTGGCCGGGCTGGAGCCGGTCGGCGCGGCGGCGTTCGGCCGCTGGATCCGGCTGGCCGACCGCCTGTTCGCCGGCCACGCCGACGCGGCGCGCACCGCGATCCTGCTGACCGACCTGGAGGCGGCGGCCGAGAGCGCCGACGACCTGGCCGCCGCCCTCGCCTCCTGCGCGGGCCGCTTCCCGTGCCACGCCCGGGGCATCGGCGAGCGGTGGTCGGTGGCCCAGGTCCGGTCCGTCACCTCCGCGTTGGGAGGCACCCTCGACATCGTGCCCGCCCCCGCGTCGCCCACGGGGACACCGGGCCTCCACCGGGAGCTGGCCTCCCTGGTGGACCGGACCCGCCGGGCCGGGCTGCGCGACCTCGCCCTGCGGATCACCACGTACGACGGTGGCGGGGTGCGTTACCTCAAGCAGGTCTCCCCGCAGTTCGAGGACCTGTCGGAGCGCGGGCAGCCCGTCGGGCCCGGGGTCACCGAGTACCCCGTCGACATCGCCGACGACGAGTCGCTCGATTTCCACCTCTGTGTCGGACTACGGCCCGGGCGGGAGGGAGAGGAGGTCGTCGCGGCCGAGCTGGAGATCGTCCAGCTCCCCCCGACGGGTGACGGCCGGACCCTCGTCCGGGCCCGGATGCCGGTCCACCGGGTCGGTGATCCCGCCCGGCCGGGCCCCGAACCGGTCGCGGTGGACCGGGAGGCGCTCCTGCGCGTCATCGGGGAGGGGCTCCGGGCCGAGGGCCGTTCGCGGTCGGCCGAGGGCTGA
- a CDS encoding cytochrome P450 family protein yields the protein MASPFADPAFYRDRYPAYAALREAAPVLRIPMEGGGPGTATVVTGYHAARQALTAPLSKDTGAYFADKPSKRSLHPAVARTMLATDPPEHTRLRRLVTRAFTTAVVDGLRPYVRSLAEELVDRWAPGSEVDLVEDLAGPLPVTVICQLLGVPPEDRPAVRGWSTDLFATGDHERIDSASHALADYLAELIATKRSGPDGSLLSELIAVRDSDAGRLGEEELLSLAVLLLVAGHETTTAAIGNAVLALLRHPDDLRRLVADPHRIPAAVDELLRYDAPVSIATWRWAPEAVRLGDSEVPAGSPVFVCPGAANRDPARFADPDRLDLDRPDAAGHLAFGHGIHRCVGAPLAHAEIEVVLRVLLERFPTLRLAVPPDRLTWRHSRLVRGLVALPVRL from the coding sequence ATGGCCTCCCCCTTCGCCGATCCGGCGTTCTACCGCGACCGCTACCCCGCCTACGCCGCCCTGCGCGAGGCCGCACCGGTCCTGCGCATCCCGATGGAGGGCGGCGGCCCCGGCACCGCGACCGTCGTCACCGGCTACCACGCGGCCCGCCAGGCCCTCACCGCCCCGCTGTCGAAGGACACCGGCGCGTACTTCGCCGACAAGCCGTCCAAGCGGTCCCTGCACCCGGCCGTCGCCCGCACCATGCTCGCCACCGATCCCCCGGAGCACACCCGGCTCCGCCGCCTGGTCACCAGGGCGTTCACCACCGCCGTGGTCGACGGACTCCGCCCGTACGTCCGCTCACTCGCCGAGGAACTCGTCGACCGCTGGGCACCCGGTAGCGAGGTCGACCTCGTCGAGGACCTCGCCGGGCCCCTCCCGGTCACCGTCATCTGCCAACTCCTGGGCGTCCCGCCGGAGGACCGCCCGGCCGTCCGCGGCTGGTCCACCGACCTGTTCGCCACCGGCGACCACGAGCGGATCGACTCGGCCTCGCACGCGCTGGCCGACTACCTGGCGGAGCTGATCGCTACCAAGCGGTCCGGGCCGGACGGTTCGCTGCTCTCCGAACTGATCGCGGTCCGCGACAGCGACGCCGGCCGCCTCGGCGAGGAGGAGTTGCTGTCGCTGGCCGTGCTGCTGCTGGTGGCCGGGCACGAGACCACCACCGCGGCGATCGGCAACGCCGTCCTCGCGCTGCTCCGGCACCCGGACGACCTGCGACGCCTCGTGGCCGACCCGCACCGCATCCCGGCCGCGGTCGACGAACTGCTGCGCTACGACGCGCCGGTGAGCATCGCGACCTGGCGCTGGGCCCCCGAGGCGGTGCGCCTGGGCGACAGCGAGGTCCCCGCCGGCTCCCCGGTGTTCGTCTGCCCCGGCGCGGCCAACCGCGACCCCGCGCGGTTCGCCGACCCCGACCGGCTCGACCTCGACCGGCCCGACGCGGCCGGCCACCTGGCCTTCGGGCACGGGATCCACCGCTGCGTCGGCGCACCGCTCGCCCACGCCGAGATCGAGGTCGTCCTGCGGGTCCTCCTGGAGCGATTCCCGACCCTGCGGCTGGCCGTCCCGCCCGACCGACTCACCTGGCGCCACTCCCGGCTGGTGCGCGGCCTCGTCGCCCTGCCGGTCCGCCTGTAG
- a CDS encoding TetR/AcrR family transcriptional regulator, producing MTRASGRPLRADAQRNRDRILATAVRMFTEEGLDATFERIAAEAGVGTGTLYRNFPTREALVEAAYRNEVARLCDAVPGLLATMPPAEALRAWTRRFIDYATAKFGMADALRAVVASGGNPYADSRELIQGALVALMDAARAAGTIRSDISASDMFAALAGIALTSAGPDQREQAERLLDLTLDGLKAAPAPPSGD from the coding sequence ATGACCCGAGCTTCAGGGCGCCCGCTGAGGGCCGACGCGCAGCGGAACCGGGACAGGATCCTGGCCACCGCCGTGCGCATGTTCACCGAGGAGGGGCTCGACGCGACCTTCGAGCGAATCGCCGCCGAGGCGGGTGTCGGAACCGGCACCCTGTACCGCAACTTCCCGACCAGGGAGGCGCTGGTCGAGGCGGCCTACCGCAACGAGGTGGCCCGGCTCTGCGACGCCGTCCCCGGGCTCCTGGCGACCATGCCGCCCGCCGAGGCCCTGCGCGCGTGGACCCGCCGCTTCATCGACTACGCCACCGCCAAGTTCGGCATGGCCGACGCCCTGCGGGCGGTCGTCGCTTCGGGCGGCAATCCCTATGCCGACAGCCGCGAGCTGATCCAGGGCGCCCTCGTTGCCCTGATGGACGCCGCCCGCGCGGCCGGAACGATCCGGTCCGACATCAGCGCGAGCGACATGTTCGCCGCGCTCGCCGGGATCGCCCTCACCTCCGCCGGACCGGACCAGCGCGAGCAGGCCGAACGCCTCCTCGACCTCACCCTGGACGGACTGAAGGCGGCCCCGGCTCCGCCGTCCGGCGACTGA
- a CDS encoding carboxymuconolactone decarboxylase family protein, producing the protein METRSITAEVPMAPRMTEDPAQLVPELAEVSAALFRATGNGSVPRSTISLVQLRAGQIVGSTYLTVLHTGFLRKAGESEERITSVASWADSPYFTGAERAALALVEAVLQPSVHGERVSDELYGRATEHYDARALATLMFAIGQVNFFIAVALIAKPVPGRSFTDPWQ; encoded by the coding sequence ATGGAAACGCGATCGATCACGGCAGAGGTCCCGATGGCGCCGCGGATGACCGAGGACCCGGCGCAGCTCGTGCCCGAGCTGGCGGAGGTGTCGGCCGCGCTGTTCAGGGCCACCGGCAACGGTTCGGTGCCGCGCTCCACCATCAGCCTGGTCCAGCTGCGGGCCGGCCAGATCGTCGGCAGCACCTACCTGACCGTGCTGCACACCGGCTTCCTGCGCAAGGCCGGGGAGTCCGAGGAGCGCATCACCTCGGTGGCGTCCTGGGCGGACTCGCCGTACTTCACCGGTGCGGAGCGGGCCGCGCTGGCGCTGGTGGAGGCGGTGCTCCAGCCGTCCGTCCACGGCGAGCGGGTCTCCGACGAGCTGTACGGCCGGGCGACCGAGCACTACGACGCCCGGGCGCTCGCCACCCTGATGTTCGCGATCGGCCAGGTGAACTTCTTCATCGCGGTGGCGCTCATCGCCAAGCCGGTACCCGGGCGGTCGTTCACCGACCCGTGGCAGTAG
- a CDS encoding ALF repeat-containing protein, with the protein MKIRRSLATAVLLATAAAPVALGSTPAFADSAPAGQEQTDPAGTKTDDENRAAIEKLLVYPNSYLLTAPSEYLREHAAAALAGTPEDRARFLASQVDRIRRDDARIAISRIMSAGGPVVQKAANAVFPLDDIEAYRAFLNHGQYEARAEDENRAEVQRILDDPKSGPGVREGARKALAGSAADVERFLKTDLKKAGEDDDRVLLGQIMAVGGPAVRAAAGAALDGTIDDVRAFLKVGQFVARAEDENRAEVRRILDDAGTGRHVREAAEKALAGSAADVERFLKAQLEPLRESDDRIRVSQIVETGTPEVRKAGLAALEGTAADVRAFLAEGRFTARAKDEAAAKAATGAVQSTSGTTQPVPAVVPAAVTSGTTATTATTATSATVPTAAVRGTGTGTLAATGSTAPLGELTAAAGAAVLLGAGAVVASRRRSQA; encoded by the coding sequence TTGAAGATCCGTCGTTCGCTCGCTACCGCCGTCCTCCTCGCCACGGCCGCCGCGCCCGTCGCCCTGGGCAGCACCCCGGCGTTCGCCGACAGCGCCCCCGCGGGGCAGGAGCAGACGGACCCGGCGGGGACGAAGACGGACGACGAGAACCGGGCGGCGATCGAGAAGCTGCTCGTCTACCCGAACAGCTACCTGCTCACGGCGCCGAGCGAGTACCTGCGCGAGCACGCGGCGGCGGCCCTCGCGGGCACCCCCGAGGACCGGGCGCGCTTCCTCGCGTCGCAGGTGGACCGCATCCGCCGGGACGACGCGCGGATCGCGATCTCGCGGATCATGAGCGCCGGCGGTCCGGTCGTGCAGAAGGCCGCCAACGCCGTGTTCCCCCTGGACGACATCGAGGCGTACCGCGCCTTCCTGAACCACGGCCAGTACGAGGCGCGGGCCGAGGACGAGAATCGCGCCGAGGTGCAGCGGATCCTCGACGACCCGAAGAGTGGGCCGGGTGTGCGCGAGGGCGCCCGGAAGGCGCTCGCGGGGAGCGCCGCGGATGTCGAGCGGTTCCTCAAGACAGACCTCAAGAAGGCCGGTGAGGACGACGACCGGGTCCTGCTCGGCCAGATCATGGCCGTCGGTGGCCCGGCGGTGCGGGCCGCCGCCGGCGCCGCGCTCGACGGCACCATCGACGACGTCCGTGCCTTCCTCAAGGTCGGCCAGTTCGTCGCCCGGGCCGAGGACGAGAACCGCGCCGAGGTCCGGCGGATCCTCGACGACGCGGGTACCGGCCGTCACGTCCGGGAGGCGGCCGAGAAGGCGCTCGCCGGCAGCGCGGCGGACGTCGAGCGCTTCCTGAAGGCGCAGCTGGAGCCGCTGCGGGAGAGCGACGACCGGATCCGCGTCTCCCAGATCGTCGAGACCGGGACGCCCGAGGTCCGGAAGGCCGGCCTCGCCGCGCTCGAAGGCACCGCCGCGGACGTCCGGGCCTTCCTGGCCGAGGGCCGGTTCACGGCTCGTGCCAAGGACGAGGCTGCCGCGAAGGCCGCCACCGGGGCGGTGCAGAGCACGTCCGGCACCACCCAGCCGGTCCCCGCGGTGGTTCCCGCCGCGGTCACCTCCGGTACGACGGCCACGACGGCCACGACAGCCACCTCGGCCACCGTCCCCACCGCGGCCGTCCGGGGCACCGGTACCGGCACGCTGGCCGCCACCGGCTCGACCGCTCCGCTCGGGGAGCTCACCGCCGCCGCCGGCGCGGCCGTCCTCCTGGGCGCCGGCGCGGTCGTCGCCTCGCGCCGCCGCTCGCAGGCCTGA
- a CDS encoding SDR family oxidoreductase, producing MSGIEGKVVAITGAGSGIGEATALLLAARGAKVVLGARRTERLEALAARIEQAGGEAAWIRTDVTRQGDLTGLVRLARDRYGRLDVLVGNAGVGLISRLDDLRVEDWEQMIDVNLKGVLYGIAAALPVFREQGSGHFVNTVSTAGLRIVPLQSVYAATKNAVRTVSEGLRQEAGDSLRVTVVSPGAVRTDFAEHMDPSVKPQVDKLMEIALPPDAVARAIAFAIEQPDGVDVGDIVVRPTAQG from the coding sequence ATGTCGGGAATCGAAGGCAAGGTCGTGGCGATCACTGGCGCCGGCAGCGGCATCGGCGAGGCGACCGCACTCCTGCTGGCCGCGCGCGGCGCGAAGGTCGTCCTCGGGGCACGCCGCACGGAGCGCCTGGAGGCCCTGGCCGCCCGTATCGAACAGGCCGGCGGCGAGGCCGCCTGGATCCGCACGGACGTGACGCGGCAGGGCGACCTCACCGGCCTCGTCCGGCTGGCCCGCGACCGGTACGGCAGGCTCGACGTCCTCGTCGGCAACGCCGGGGTCGGGCTGATCTCCCGCCTGGACGACCTGCGCGTCGAGGACTGGGAGCAGATGATCGACGTCAACCTCAAGGGCGTCCTGTACGGGATCGCCGCGGCCCTGCCGGTCTTCCGGGAGCAGGGCTCCGGACACTTCGTCAACACCGTGTCCACCGCCGGCCTGCGCATCGTGCCGCTCCAGTCGGTGTACGCGGCGACGAAGAACGCCGTACGGACCGTCTCGGAGGGCCTGCGCCAGGAGGCCGGCGACAGCCTGCGCGTCACCGTCGTCTCCCCCGGCGCCGTCCGCACGGACTTCGCGGAGCACATGGACCCGTCGGTGAAGCCGCAGGTCGACAAGCTGATGGAGATCGCCCTCCCGCCGGACGCGGTGGCCCGCGCCATCGCCTTCGCCATCGAGCAGCCGGACGGGGTCGATGTGGGCGACATCGTCGTCCGCCCCACCGCCCAGGGGTAG